In Triticum urartu cultivar G1812 chromosome 6, Tu2.1, whole genome shotgun sequence, the following proteins share a genomic window:
- the LOC125513160 gene encoding pentatricopeptide repeat-containing protein At3g04130, mitochondrial-like, which yields MSQLSLWRRHSAKRALQLLLPCRLSLSSVTHSNRDLNSIDLTKEEEASAVQIRSSLLKARNGNVQDLVQSLGVDCPGIQLTSNTVDSLLCKFGDDWKSAFGLFQWAQLSGNYKHTAYACSRMIDLLGKMRQIDQMWDLLSDMHCRGLVTVETAAKSIRRLAGARRWKDAVMLFDKLEDMGLERNTETMNVLLDALCKEKKVEVARKVFLVLSPHIQPDAYTFNIFVHGWCSARRIEEAKWTIEEMKARGFAPSVITYTAVLEAYCKQHNFRMVYEILDWMCSEGCHPNVITFTMIMTSLSKCHMFEEALSVSNRMKSSGCKPDTLFYNSLINVLGNAGYLSEASQVFQVEMPMNGVPRSLATYNTMISIFCQKDRDEDALNVLKEMEAHSCKPDLQTYRPLLRLFLSRRGQADSIRNLLNELINKQSLCLDVDTYSLLIHGLCRVGETDWAYQLFEEMVGSEIVPRYKTWELLLDEAQRKNMEGRVERIRNYMTCFGISV from the coding sequence ATGTCTCAGCTGAGTCTCTGGCGCCGCCACAGTGCTAAGAGAGCCCTGCAATTACTCCTTCCTTGTAGATTATCGTTATCATCAGTTACACACTCGAATCGAGATCTTAACAGTATTGACCTCACGAAGGAGGAAGAAGCGTCAGCAGTGCAGATCAGGAGTTCTCTTTTGAAGGCACGCAATGGAAATGTGCAGGATTTGGTTCAGTCCCTTGGGGTTGACTGTCCGGGAATTCAGCTTACAAGTAACACTGTGGACAGCTTGTTGTGTAAGTTTGGGGATGACTGGAAATCTGCTTTTGGTCTTTTTCAGTGGGCACAGTTGAGTGGCAATTACAAGCACACGGCATATGCTTGTAGTCGGATGATCGACTTGCTTGGGAAGATGAGGCAGATTGACCAGATGTGGGATCTATTGTCTGACATGCACTGCAGAGGCCTTGTGACTGTCGAGACAGCTGCGAAGAGCATCAGGAGGCTGGCAGGTGCAAGGAGATGGAAGGATGCTGTCATGTTGTTCGATAAGCTGGAGGACATGGGGCTGGAGAGGAATACAGAGACTATGAACGTTCTGCTTGATGCACTTTGCAAAGAAAAGAAGGTTGAAGTAGCACGTAAGGTCTTTCTCGTGCTCAGTCCGCACATTCAACCTGATGCATACACATTCAACATTTTCGTCCATGGCTGGTGCAGTGCACGTAGAATCGAGGAGGCAAAGTGGACAATTGAGGAAATGAAAGCCCGGGGGTTTGCGCCTTCAGTTATCACCTACACTGCTGTCCTTGAAGCTTACTGCAAGCAACACAATTTTAGGATGGTCTATGAAATTCTTGATTGGATGTGTTCTGAAGGCTGCCATCCAAACGTCATTACTTTCACTATGATCATGACCTCACTGTCAAAATGCCATATGTTCGAAGAAGCTCTGAGTGTATCTAATAGAATGAAGTCCTCTGGCTGTAAGCCCGATACATTGTTCTACAATTCCTTGATTAACGTGCTTGGTAATGCGGGCTATCTGTCTGAAGCTTCCCAGGTGTTTCAAGTGGAGATGCCAATGAATGGCGTGCCCCGTAGTTTGGCTACCTATAACACCATGATATCAATCTTTTGCCAGAAAGACCGAGATGAAGATGCTCTCAATGTGCTGAAAGAAATGGAGGCGCACTCTTGTAAGCCTGATCTTCAGACATATCGGCCACTTCTCAGACTGTTTTTAAGTAGAAGAGGCCAAGCTGATTCCATTCGGAACTTGTTGAATgagctgatcaataaacaaagtCTATGTTTAGATGTGGATACATACAGTCTTCTGATCCATGGTCTTTGCAGGGTGGGTGAGACTGACTGGGCATATCAGCTGTTTGAAGAGATGGTTGGTAGTGAGATAGTGCCTAGGTATAAAACATGGGAGTTGCTTTTGGATGAAGCACAAAGGAAAAACATGGAGGGTCGTGTCGAAAGAATTCGAAATTACATGACTTGTTTTGGTATTTCCGTTTAA